In Sodalis ligni, a single genomic region encodes these proteins:
- a CDS encoding LysR family transcriptional regulator, whose translation MTSPSPSPALDLNLLVALDALLSEGSVAGAANRINLSPPAMSRQLARIRHLLDDPVLVRAGRGLVPTPRAEALRRQLRQLIQDAENLVRGDGELVPAQIDRTFTLRASDGFVGTFGAAIAQAMIEQAPKARLRFVAEGNEDVDSLRDGSIDLDIGVIDAAMGPEIRLQTLFRDRFVGVVRPNHPLARQAVTVEAFIAYPHVSISRRGRFEGPVDAALALQGLRRTISVAVANFADGLAIVAKSDHIVLVPARSSGWYRRDFHAFDLPVKIDAPPPISIAWHPRYEKDAAHRWLRARVRSACPDL comes from the coding sequence ATGACATCCCCCTCCCCCAGTCCGGCCCTCGACCTTAATCTGCTGGTCGCCCTGGATGCCCTGCTGTCCGAAGGCAGCGTTGCCGGCGCGGCGAACCGAATCAATCTCAGCCCCCCGGCCATGAGCCGGCAGCTTGCCCGTATCCGCCATCTGCTGGACGATCCGGTGCTGGTCCGCGCGGGTCGAGGCTTGGTGCCGACGCCGCGCGCCGAAGCCCTCCGCAGACAGTTGCGACAGCTTATCCAGGACGCGGAAAACCTGGTGCGCGGCGATGGCGAGCTCGTTCCGGCGCAGATCGATCGCACCTTCACCCTGCGGGCCAGCGACGGTTTTGTCGGCACCTTCGGCGCCGCCATCGCTCAGGCCATGATTGAACAGGCGCCGAAAGCCCGGCTGCGTTTCGTGGCCGAAGGCAACGAGGATGTCGACTCGCTGCGGGATGGGAGCATAGACCTTGACATCGGGGTTATTGACGCCGCCATGGGACCGGAAATCCGTTTACAAACGCTCTTTCGCGATCGTTTTGTCGGCGTGGTGCGCCCCAATCATCCGCTGGCGCGGCAGGCGGTTACCGTTGAAGCCTTTATCGCCTACCCCCATGTGTCCATTTCGCGACGCGGCCGCTTCGAGGGCCCGGTGGATGCGGCCCTGGCGTTGCAGGGCCTGCGCAGAACCATCTCCGTCGCCGTGGCGAACTTTGCCGACGGGCTCGCCATCGTTGCCAAGTCAGATCATATTGTACTGGTGCCGGCCCGCTCCTCGGGCTGGTATCGCCGGGATTTCCATGCCTTCGACCTGCCGGTGAAGATCGATGCGCCGCCGCCGATCTCCATCGCCTGGCACCCGCGCTACGAGAAAGATGCCGCCCATCGCTGGCTCCGGGCCCGCGTGCGAAGCGCTTGCCCGGACTTATAA
- a CDS encoding O-methyltransferase: MTTLTTSPLAPLLARLFDEAAAATSPAMVSIPREERMCLMRSKTEYLDFYEKMKDLWLPVSRETGALLYMLARGGAARTIVEFGTSFGISTLHLAAALRDNGGGRLITTEFEPSKVARARKNLAAGGLIDLVEFREGDALRTLAADLPDSIDLLLLDGAKSLYPDILNLVESRLRPGAFIVADDADFSPDYLAYVRSPAAGYLSVPFAGDVESSLRLK, encoded by the coding sequence ATGACAACACTCACGACATCCCCCCTTGCCCCACTGCTGGCCCGTCTTTTTGACGAAGCCGCCGCCGCGACGAGCCCCGCAATGGTTAGTATCCCGCGTGAGGAGCGGATGTGTCTGATGCGGAGCAAAACGGAGTATCTTGATTTTTATGAGAAGATGAAAGACCTTTGGCTTCCTGTCTCCCGCGAAACCGGCGCGCTGCTGTATATGCTCGCACGGGGCGGCGCGGCGCGGACCATTGTTGAATTCGGTACCTCGTTTGGCATTTCCACCCTGCATCTTGCCGCTGCCCTGCGGGACAACGGCGGCGGTCGTCTTATCACCACCGAGTTTGAGCCGTCGAAAGTCGCCAGGGCCCGGAAAAATCTCGCCGCCGGCGGCCTTATTGATCTGGTGGAATTCCGCGAAGGCGATGCGCTGCGCACGCTGGCCGCGGATCTGCCTGATTCCATCGATTTGCTGCTGCTCGACGGCGCCAAGTCTTTGTATCCGGACATTCTGAATCTGGTGGAAAGCCGCTTACGGCCCGGGGCGTTCATCGTTGCCGACGACGCCGACTTCAGCCCCGACTACCTGGCTTACGTGCGTTCGCCGGCGGCGGGTTATCTGTCCGTCCCCTTTGCCGGAGACGTGGAGTCCTCGCTGCGGCTGAAGTGA
- a CDS encoding Gfo/Idh/MocA family protein: MKKSLGWGVLATGWIAELFTHDLVASGLNVAAVGSRSGKTADAFARRFGIPRAHGSYQALVTDPDVDIIYVATPHPQHAQAALLALEAGKHVLIEKPFTLNADEARTIVKRAREKNLVVLEAMWTRFLPHMKRIHEIIDSGVLGELRSVTAEHRQFLSTDPKHRLNAPELGGGALLDLGIYPLSFAFDILGAPTSITATARFKDTGVDAEIATIMQHQGGAISTSVSALDCAGPNAAAIYGSKARIVIAPVWYAPTSFRLEDYQGNVLEDYAETVAERGMQFQAFEMERLVRTGTASAIMPPDESVLIMETLDTIRKQIGLVYPGEDPGKDRQVQ, from the coding sequence ATGAAAAAGTCACTTGGCTGGGGCGTTCTTGCTACCGGATGGATTGCTGAATTATTTACCCATGATCTTGTTGCGTCCGGACTGAACGTCGCGGCGGTAGGATCACGATCCGGGAAAACGGCCGATGCTTTCGCCCGGCGGTTCGGCATCCCCCGCGCACATGGCAGTTACCAGGCGCTTGTCACGGATCCGGACGTTGATATCATCTACGTGGCGACACCCCATCCGCAACATGCCCAAGCCGCCCTGCTGGCGCTGGAAGCCGGCAAGCACGTTCTTATCGAGAAGCCGTTCACGCTGAATGCCGATGAGGCCAGGACGATAGTCAAGCGCGCGCGCGAAAAGAACCTTGTCGTACTGGAGGCCATGTGGACGCGCTTCCTGCCGCACATGAAGCGTATCCATGAAATCATTGACTCCGGTGTCTTGGGTGAATTGCGGTCGGTCACTGCCGAACACCGCCAATTCCTGTCGACGGACCCAAAGCATCGTCTCAATGCGCCGGAACTTGGCGGCGGGGCTCTCCTTGATCTGGGCATTTATCCCCTCTCTTTCGCCTTCGATATTCTCGGTGCTCCCACCTCGATAACGGCGACGGCCCGATTCAAGGATACGGGTGTCGATGCTGAAATCGCCACCATCATGCAGCATCAGGGCGGCGCTATTTCAACGAGCGTGTCCGCCCTTGACTGCGCCGGTCCCAATGCCGCCGCCATCTATGGTTCCAAGGCGCGCATCGTCATCGCACCGGTCTGGTACGCGCCCACCTCATTTCGCCTTGAGGACTATCAGGGCAACGTACTCGAAGATTACGCCGAGACGGTGGCCGAACGCGGCATGCAGTTCCAGGCATTTGAAATGGAACGCCTGGTCAGAACAGGCACGGCCTCGGCGATTATGCCCCCTGACGAAAGCGTACTCATCATGGAAACCCTGGATACGATAAGAAAGCAGATCGGGCTTGTCTATCCAGGTGAAGATCCAGGGAAAGATCGCCAAGTTCAATAA